One window of Nocardioides dongkuii genomic DNA carries:
- a CDS encoding ABC transporter ATP-binding protein, producing MQTRPDARPDARPSPDPGLAIEVRGLRRSYRTAGGQPFEAVRGVDLEVQRGRLVALLGTNGAGKTSTLEVVEGLAEPDAGTVRVLGLDPRADRAEVRRRTGVLLQASGFSGDLTVAETLRMWASTVTDPRPTDDVLGLLDLGGRAGTRVVALSGGERRRLDLACTLLGRPEVLLLDEPTTGLDPESRRAVWDLVRDLRDEGASVLLTTHHLEEAEELADALAIMHEGVVVRSGTVAEVVSSQPSTVRFAAPGHELPPLAAARPAGRGAPGTTTLETDDLQATLADLLAWAGRHGVRLEGLEARSATLESAFLAIAREGATR from the coding sequence ATGCAGACCCGACCCGATGCCCGGCCCGACGCCCGACCCAGCCCCGATCCGGGGCTCGCGATCGAGGTGCGCGGCCTGCGGCGCAGCTACCGCACCGCCGGCGGCCAGCCGTTCGAGGCGGTGCGCGGCGTCGACCTCGAGGTCCAGCGCGGCCGCCTGGTCGCCCTGCTCGGCACCAACGGCGCCGGCAAGACCTCCACCCTCGAGGTCGTCGAGGGGCTGGCCGAGCCGGACGCCGGGACCGTGCGGGTGCTGGGCCTGGACCCACGCGCCGACCGCGCGGAGGTACGCCGCCGCACCGGCGTGCTGCTCCAGGCGAGCGGCTTCAGCGGCGACCTCACGGTCGCCGAGACGCTGCGCATGTGGGCCTCGACCGTCACCGACCCGCGCCCCACCGACGACGTCCTCGGCCTGCTCGACCTCGGCGGGCGCGCCGGCACCCGCGTGGTCGCCCTCTCCGGCGGCGAGCGGCGCCGCCTCGACCTGGCGTGCACGCTGCTGGGCCGGCCCGAGGTGCTGCTCCTCGACGAGCCCACCACCGGGCTGGACCCGGAGAGCCGCCGCGCGGTCTGGGACCTGGTCCGGGACCTGCGCGACGAGGGCGCGTCGGTGCTGCTGACCACCCACCACCTCGAGGAGGCCGAGGAGCTCGCCGACGCGCTGGCGATCATGCACGAGGGCGTCGTCGTCCGCTCCGGCACCGTGGCCGAGGTGGTGTCCTCCCAACCGTCGACGGTGCGGTTCGCCGCCCCCGGGCACGAGCTGCCCCCGCTCGCGGCGGCCCGGCCCGCGGGCCGCGGCGCGCCCGGCACCACCACGCTCGAGACCGACGACCTGCAGGCCACCCTCGCCGACCTGCTCGCCTGGGCCGGGCGCCACGGCGTACGCCTCGAGGGGCTGGAGGCCCGCAGCGCCACCCTGGAGTCGGCGTTCCTCGCGATCGCCCGAGAAGGAGCCACCCGATGA